One segment of Pantoea sp. Lij88 DNA contains the following:
- a CDS encoding Ig-like domain-containing protein, whose amino-acid sequence MSSRDTLRHIRLESIFQTAVSDFAVADSTLPAIASLPLQSLSLPVATQSLNLPISTFSAESLDSSPVNYNTLATVKSSSPAALRPYEPVASDGVIAGWEAQKPVHLRGRAEGEAGSTVTLTFNDQSWHSTVNKWGYWNASMPAEALKGVADGNHSLELTITNKGGHSTTTDVDFGLYVDRTIKPTLTVDTVSGDNAVSIAESIYGVEISGSATHLPVGSVVKLTLGTQTAIAHMESDGKWYGSFNESDMKALADGVYSLKVTATDPNGKTATDYHDVTLITHVSSLPFITFDNITADDVINEAESQQDLLLSGTLSTVMPGHQLVISGANGKDYNATLGQEGHWQVVIPAEDVNAFISSGEIRAWSIDGAKNYTNVTHELNIHTDLQQIYTEMDIGGDMILNYQEAQHDLSFYIEGCRTLEINGITYQPDAKGMVTLTSSELMALPDGPVAATFHRQDDYGNSDTQSWDTLFTVAVHQRPTLTLDTAFGDNKIDAADVNSWHLIQGSSSNLQPGSQVELTLGDQHYSASVKADGGWALTILAGQLAPLDDGEYPMTVSAKDSAGNVATASQTVQVASHTDTASLMEGQTVDQLLETVSLTQQTETSHLAQASAAAAVPQESHLFSDVSYTLADHLLLHPAAQPIV is encoded by the coding sequence ATGTCATCACGCGATACGCTTCGTCATATTCGCCTTGAATCCATTTTCCAGACGGCAGTCAGCGACTTTGCCGTTGCCGACAGCACTCTGCCAGCCATTGCGTCACTCCCCCTGCAAAGCCTGAGCCTTCCTGTTGCGACACAAAGCCTTAACCTGCCGATTAGCACGTTCTCTGCGGAGTCGCTGGATAGCAGCCCGGTTAATTACAACACGCTGGCCACGGTTAAGAGTTCGTCGCCCGCCGCACTGCGGCCGTACGAACCTGTCGCCAGTGATGGCGTGATCGCGGGCTGGGAAGCGCAAAAGCCGGTGCATCTGCGTGGCCGGGCCGAAGGCGAAGCGGGCTCCACCGTCACGCTCACCTTCAACGATCAGAGCTGGCACAGCACGGTGAATAAGTGGGGCTACTGGAACGCTTCGATGCCAGCGGAGGCGCTCAAGGGCGTGGCGGATGGTAATCACAGCCTGGAGCTGACCATCACCAATAAAGGGGGCCACAGCACTACTACCGACGTCGACTTTGGTCTCTATGTTGATCGCACCATCAAACCGACCCTGACTGTGGACACAGTCAGTGGTGACAACGCGGTGAGTATTGCCGAGAGCATTTATGGCGTTGAGATCAGCGGCAGCGCAACGCACCTGCCGGTGGGATCGGTGGTGAAACTGACTCTGGGCACGCAAACCGCCATTGCCCACATGGAAAGCGACGGCAAGTGGTATGGCTCATTTAATGAAAGTGACATGAAAGCGCTGGCGGATGGCGTTTACAGCCTGAAAGTCACGGCCACTGATCCCAATGGCAAAACGGCGACCGACTATCATGATGTCACGCTGATCACCCATGTCAGCAGCCTGCCGTTCATTACCTTCGATAATATTACTGCGGATGATGTGATTAACGAGGCGGAAAGCCAGCAGGATCTGCTGCTGAGCGGCACGCTCAGCACCGTCATGCCGGGCCATCAGCTGGTGATCAGTGGCGCTAACGGAAAAGATTACAACGCCACCCTGGGCCAGGAAGGACACTGGCAGGTGGTCATCCCGGCTGAAGATGTGAACGCGTTTATCAGCTCCGGTGAGATCCGTGCCTGGTCCATTGATGGTGCAAAAAACTACACCAACGTCACGCATGAACTGAATATTCATACGGACTTACAGCAGATCTACACCGAAATGGATATCGGCGGCGACATGATCCTCAACTATCAGGAAGCGCAGCACGATCTGAGCTTCTATATTGAGGGCTGCAGAACCCTGGAGATCAACGGGATAACCTATCAGCCCGACGCGAAAGGCATGGTCACGCTCACCTCCAGCGAACTCATGGCGCTGCCGGATGGTCCGGTCGCCGCTACTTTCCATCGCCAGGATGACTATGGCAACAGCGACACCCAGAGCTGGGACACGCTCTTTACCGTCGCCGTGCATCAGCGACCCACACTGACGCTGGACACCGCGTTTGGTGACAACAAAATCGATGCTGCCGATGTGAACAGCTGGCATCTGATTCAGGGCAGCTCCAGTAATCTGCAACCGGGCAGCCAGGTGGAATTAACCCTGGGCGATCAGCACTACAGCGCCAGTGTCAAAGCGGATGGCGGCTGGGCGCTGACCATTCTGGCCGGACAGCTGGCCCCGCTGGATGATGGTGAATACCCGATGACGGTCAGTGCCAAAGACAGCGCCGGTAATGTGGCGACGGCCAGCCAGACGGTGCAGGTGGCCTCGCATACCGACACGGCCAGCCTGATGGAAGGTCAGACGGTGGATCAACTGCTGGAAACGGTCAGTCTGACCCAGCAGACGGAGACGTCGCACCTCGCACAGGCATCTGCTGCTGCTGCCGTGCCGCAGGAGAGCCATCTCTTCTCTGATGTGTCTTACACGCTTGCCGATCACCTGCTGCTGCATCCTGCGGCGCAACCCATCGTCTGA
- a CDS encoding TolC family outer membrane protein: protein MNKARLTLLLCALSGVAVNAAFAAPLPKAEFNWRAAPTEEQIASLTLRDAILRAFARNPKISEAAAQIHVGQGDLDAARSAWYPQISLQGAAGRSHQTDSAGSLNNNGSGGITLSQLLYDFGRTGSAIDEQHALSDAYRFGLFDSMTTVAEDTLQAYLEVKRYQALADIAHTNIASLQRVRDIAKLRADAGLNSQSDVLQAETRIAAMQATLEQYRAQLRSATAQLTVLTGVVPATLPELPQALLKQQITLDKIAYESSAAVRSAQSKQEAARERVRQAESGHWPTIKVQAGRTRYENDRSSYWDDEVQLQVEAPLYQGGMVNAKTASAEGDREAAQAAVQQAKLAINQNASTAYADMIGAQQRQAAGEVQLASADHTRNVYADEYRLSKRSLNDLLSVEQDVFQADSSRITALYDGWDATVRYAAAVDNLLDIMGIDRQKSSGDLLPSLQ from the coding sequence ATGAACAAAGCGCGATTAACTCTTTTGTTGTGCGCCCTGAGTGGCGTGGCAGTCAATGCGGCCTTTGCCGCACCCTTACCGAAAGCTGAATTTAACTGGCGCGCCGCGCCGACCGAAGAACAGATTGCCAGCTTAACGCTGCGCGATGCCATTCTCCGGGCCTTCGCCCGCAATCCGAAAATCTCGGAAGCGGCGGCACAGATCCACGTGGGGCAGGGCGATCTTGATGCCGCCCGCAGCGCCTGGTATCCGCAGATCTCCCTGCAGGGTGCAGCTGGGCGTTCCCATCAGACCGACTCCGCGGGCAGCCTGAATAACAATGGCTCCGGCGGTATCACGCTCAGCCAGCTGCTCTATGATTTTGGCCGTACCGGCAGCGCCATCGATGAACAGCATGCGCTGTCGGATGCTTATCGATTCGGCCTGTTCGACTCCATGACCACCGTGGCGGAAGATACGCTGCAGGCCTACCTCGAAGTCAAACGCTACCAGGCGCTGGCAGATATTGCGCATACCAATATCGCCTCACTGCAGCGGGTGCGGGATATCGCGAAACTGCGCGCCGATGCCGGGCTCAACTCCCAGTCAGACGTGCTGCAGGCGGAAACCCGCATCGCCGCGATGCAGGCGACGCTGGAGCAATATCGCGCCCAGCTGCGTTCCGCCACTGCGCAGCTGACCGTCCTGACCGGCGTGGTGCCCGCCACGCTGCCAGAACTCCCCCAGGCGCTGCTGAAACAGCAGATCACCCTCGATAAAATCGCCTATGAAAGCAGCGCGGCGGTGCGCAGCGCGCAGTCTAAACAGGAGGCCGCCCGTGAACGGGTGCGCCAGGCAGAGTCCGGTCACTGGCCGACCATCAAAGTGCAGGCGGGCCGGACCCGCTATGAAAACGATCGTTCGTCTTACTGGGATGATGAAGTGCAGCTGCAGGTGGAAGCGCCGCTCTACCAGGGCGGCATGGTGAATGCCAAAACCGCGTCAGCAGAGGGCGATCGGGAAGCGGCTCAGGCTGCCGTTCAGCAGGCCAAACTCGCCATCAATCAGAACGCCTCGACCGCCTATGCCGACATGATTGGCGCACAGCAACGGCAGGCTGCCGGGGAAGTGCAGCTGGCCAGCGCCGACCATACCCGCAATGTCTACGCCGATGAATATCGCCTGAGCAAGCGCAGCCTGAATGATTTGCTGAGCGTGGAACAGGATGTGTTTCAGGCGGACAGCTCACGTATCACCGCGCTTTACGATGGCTGGGACGCCACCGTGCGGTATGCCGCCGCGGTAGACAATCTGCTCGATATCATGGGTATCGATCGCCAGAAAAGCAGCGGCGATCTCCTTCCTTCGCTGCAATAG
- a CDS encoding response regulator: MIYMILVVALGLFVYGSYKVVEQRRHRHMTPSRPRQ; the protein is encoded by the coding sequence ATGATCTATATGATTCTTGTCGTTGCCCTGGGTCTGTTTGTCTACGGCAGTTATAAAGTGGTCGAACAGCGCCGTCATCGCCATATGACGCCTTCACGGCCGCGCCAGTAA
- the ompC gene encoding porin OmpC — MKRRVLSLMIPALLVAAGSANAAEIYNKDGNKLDLFGKVDGLHYFSDNSSSDGDQSYVRFGFKGETEISNELTGYGQWEYQAALNNSEDEGTANSFTRVGFAGVKFGDAGSFDYGRNYGVNYDIGAWTDVLPEFGGDTYGADNFMYQRGNGMATYRNNNFFGLVDGWNFAVQYQGKNGNSSESPNGRDVLGQNGDGWGLSTTYDLGSGFGIGAATFQSDRTNDQNSTTSGILGRGDKAAVYTGGLKYDANNVYLAAMYSRSFNATRFGSNDSSVFGYADKADNWELVAQYQFDFGLRPSLAYVTSRGTDVQNFGKQNLKKYIDVGATYYFNKNMSTYVDYQINLLDDNEFTDAAGINTDDVVGVGLVYQF; from the coding sequence ATGAAACGTCGCGTTCTCTCCCTGATGATCCCTGCATTGCTGGTTGCAGCAGGATCAGCAAACGCAGCTGAAATCTATAACAAAGACGGCAACAAATTAGATCTCTTCGGTAAAGTTGATGGCCTGCACTACTTCTCTGACAACAGCAGTTCCGACGGCGATCAGTCATATGTTCGCTTCGGCTTCAAAGGCGAAACGGAAATCAGCAATGAGCTGACCGGTTACGGCCAGTGGGAATACCAGGCAGCACTGAACAATTCTGAAGATGAAGGGACAGCCAACAGCTTCACCCGTGTTGGTTTTGCGGGTGTGAAATTTGGTGATGCGGGATCGTTCGACTACGGTCGTAACTACGGCGTTAACTACGACATCGGCGCATGGACCGACGTGCTGCCAGAGTTCGGCGGCGATACTTATGGCGCGGATAACTTCATGTATCAGCGCGGTAACGGCATGGCGACCTACCGTAACAACAACTTCTTTGGTCTGGTGGATGGCTGGAACTTCGCAGTCCAGTATCAGGGCAAGAATGGCAACAGCAGCGAATCACCGAATGGCCGTGACGTACTGGGGCAGAACGGCGACGGCTGGGGTCTGAGCACAACGTATGATCTGGGTTCAGGTTTCGGCATTGGTGCGGCAACCTTCCAGTCTGACCGTACCAACGATCAGAACAGCACAACATCAGGCATCCTGGGCCGTGGCGACAAAGCGGCGGTGTATACGGGCGGTCTGAAATATGACGCGAACAACGTCTATCTGGCGGCGATGTACTCACGCTCCTTCAACGCAACGCGCTTCGGCAGCAACGACTCTTCAGTCTTTGGTTATGCGGATAAAGCGGATAACTGGGAACTGGTTGCGCAGTATCAGTTCGACTTCGGTCTGCGTCCGTCCCTGGCGTATGTCACCTCACGCGGCACCGATGTTCAGAACTTCGGCAAACAGAATCTGAAAAAATACATTGATGTTGGCGCGACTTACTACTTCAACAAAAACATGTCCACCTATGTTGATTACCAGATCAACCTGCTGGACGACAACGAATTCACCGACGCAGCCGGTATCAATACCGACGACGTGGTGGGTGTAGGCCTGGTTTACCAGTTCTGA
- a CDS encoding type I secretion system permease/ATPase, producing MSTSTLNTDNWIAAMLRVAARFGKPADGKTLRQQMRWFEHLPVSQQLERLSGLLGLHLTMVPQNKLRWRQEITPVVLVLENASVAVLENIDSDGSARYWLSEGGDVVRESALSELLARAQGDVGVIGVAARGRDARIDEFVQPYEPHWFWKNFRGMGRRITEISLASVIGNVLALAGILFSMQVYDRVIPAQSQSTLWVLFVGVLIAAAIEYLIRLMRTQVSDLMGKRIDLKVSAMLFARAMSIRNEARPKSTGSFISQLREIDQVRELLTSTTVGAAADLPFVILFLFIMSFVGGWLVLIPLAAIPLIVIPGMLVQIPMARLAKEGLREGALRNAVLVETIEGIEDIKALQAEPYFQRQWEQTHEVSAAISNQQRLWGARLTGWASTVQQLTYAGMLVFGVYLVLDSQITTGTLVACSLLSSRTIAPLMQLTMVFSRWQHAKMAMKGLDELLKKPLDQPEAATLAHCPTLTGQYDLRNVHYSYDEENEKNVLNVQQLQIKPGEKIAILGKVGAGKSTLLKILAGQAQASQGKVIVDGVDIERIDPTDLRRQLGWLSHDSRLFFGTLRQNLMLGNPHASEQEMLQALRISGALSLVQQDAASLDRIINEGGRGLSGGQRQMVMLSRLILRQPQVVLLDEPTAAMDEQLEEHVIRQLQGWISGRTLVLVTHRPALLKMVDRIVVMDNGRIVADGPRDEILRRATPPATPGKGDAA from the coding sequence ATGAGTACATCCACCCTGAATACCGATAACTGGATTGCCGCCATGCTGCGCGTCGCTGCGCGATTCGGTAAACCTGCCGATGGCAAAACCCTGCGTCAGCAGATGCGCTGGTTTGAACATCTGCCGGTGTCACAGCAGCTGGAGCGGCTTTCCGGCCTGCTGGGACTGCATCTGACTATGGTGCCGCAGAACAAACTGCGCTGGCGTCAGGAGATCACGCCCGTGGTGCTGGTGCTGGAAAATGCCAGCGTGGCGGTGCTGGAGAACATCGATTCCGACGGCAGCGCGCGCTACTGGCTGAGTGAAGGCGGCGATGTAGTGCGTGAAAGCGCCTTATCGGAACTGCTGGCACGCGCTCAGGGCGATGTCGGTGTGATTGGCGTGGCGGCGCGTGGCCGTGATGCGCGCATCGACGAATTTGTTCAGCCCTATGAGCCACATTGGTTCTGGAAAAACTTTCGCGGCATGGGTCGCCGCATCACCGAGATCTCGCTGGCCTCGGTGATCGGCAATGTGCTGGCGCTGGCCGGTATTCTCTTTTCGATGCAGGTCTACGATCGGGTTATTCCGGCGCAGTCGCAGTCCACGCTGTGGGTGCTGTTTGTCGGGGTGCTGATCGCGGCGGCCATTGAGTATCTGATCCGGCTGATGCGAACCCAGGTGTCTGACCTGATGGGCAAACGCATCGACCTGAAAGTCTCGGCCATGCTGTTTGCCAGGGCGATGAGCATCCGTAATGAAGCCCGGCCAAAATCGACCGGCTCCTTTATCTCGCAGCTGCGTGAGATCGACCAGGTGCGCGAGTTGCTGACCTCAACCACGGTCGGCGCAGCGGCCGATCTGCCGTTTGTCATCCTGTTCCTGTTTATCATGTCGTTTGTGGGCGGCTGGCTGGTGCTGATTCCGCTGGCGGCCATCCCGCTGATCGTTATTCCCGGCATGCTGGTGCAGATCCCGATGGCGCGGCTGGCGAAAGAGGGGCTACGCGAAGGGGCGCTGCGCAATGCGGTGCTGGTGGAGACCATCGAAGGCATTGAGGATATCAAGGCGCTGCAGGCGGAACCCTATTTTCAGCGTCAGTGGGAGCAGACCCATGAAGTCAGCGCCGCCATCAGTAATCAGCAGCGGTTATGGGGCGCGCGCCTTACCGGCTGGGCCTCGACGGTGCAGCAGCTCACCTATGCGGGGATGCTGGTGTTTGGGGTCTATCTGGTGCTCGATTCGCAAATTACCACCGGTACGCTGGTCGCCTGTAGCCTGCTCTCGTCACGCACCATCGCCCCGCTGATGCAGCTGACCATGGTCTTCTCGCGCTGGCAGCACGCCAAAATGGCGATGAAAGGGCTGGATGAGTTGCTGAAAAAGCCGCTCGATCAGCCTGAAGCCGCCACGCTGGCGCACTGTCCCACGCTCACCGGCCAGTACGATCTGCGCAATGTGCATTACAGCTATGACGAAGAGAATGAAAAGAACGTGCTCAACGTGCAGCAGCTGCAGATTAAACCCGGCGAGAAGATTGCCATTCTGGGCAAGGTCGGGGCAGGGAAATCGACGCTGCTGAAGATCCTCGCCGGTCAGGCGCAGGCCAGCCAGGGCAAGGTGATCGTCGATGGCGTCGATATTGAGCGTATCGATCCCACCGATTTACGCCGTCAGCTCGGCTGGCTCTCGCACGACTCCCGCCTCTTCTTCGGCACGCTGCGGCAGAACCTGATGCTGGGCAACCCGCATGCCAGCGAACAGGAGATGCTGCAGGCGCTGCGTATCAGCGGCGCGCTGTCGCTGGTTCAGCAGGATGCCGCCAGTCTGGATCGCATTATCAACGAAGGCGGGCGCGGGCTTTCGGGCGGGCAGCGCCAGATGGTGATGCTGAGCCGGTTGATCCTGCGTCAGCCGCAGGTGGTGCTGCTGGATGAGCCCACGGCGGCAATGGATGAACAGCTGGAGGAGCATGTTATCCGTCAGCTGCAGGGCTGGATTAGCGGCCGGACGCTGGTGCTGGTGACGCACCGTCCGGCGCTGCTGAAGATGGTCGATCGTATTGTGGTGATGGACAACGGCCGCATCGTGGCCGATGGCCCGCGTGACGAGATCCTGCGCCGTGCAACCCCGCCCGCGACGCCAGGTAAAGGAGATGCCGCATGA
- a CDS encoding HlyD family efflux transporter periplasmic adaptor subunit — protein MSLVIVDKDLARHERRTSAIIWLCTAALAIFLIWAHFAILDEVTVGTGKVTPSSRAQVIDSLDGGIVKQLNVHEGDIVEKGQVLATLDPTRFQSNFGEAQAKVRTLRASSERLEAELSGTPLKFSAETLKEPNLVTRERQLYESRRRNLTETISNLQQSLKLVQDELRLTEPLVAKGAAGQVEVIRLRRQVSDLRGKIDEARNDYLVRAHEEQVKNNAELDAQLQVAAGKEDQLTRATLYSPVRGIVKDIQVTTVGGVLEPGGKLMEIVPLEDQLLIETRINPRDIAYIRPGLAATVKVTAYDSSIYGDLHGEVETVSPDTLQDEVKRDQYYYRVYVRTQKAELTNRAGRKFPIVPGMVANVEIKTGQKSVMDYLIKPLNKVKESLRER, from the coding sequence ATGAGTCTGGTGATTGTTGATAAAGATCTTGCCCGTCATGAGCGCCGGACATCGGCGATTATCTGGCTCTGCACCGCCGCGCTGGCGATATTTCTGATCTGGGCGCACTTCGCCATTCTGGATGAGGTCACCGTCGGCACCGGTAAAGTCACGCCCTCCAGCCGCGCGCAGGTGATCGACAGCCTGGATGGCGGCATCGTTAAGCAGCTTAACGTGCATGAGGGCGATATCGTCGAGAAAGGGCAGGTGCTGGCGACCCTCGATCCGACACGCTTCCAGTCAAATTTCGGTGAAGCGCAGGCCAAAGTGCGTACGCTGCGTGCCTCGTCCGAGCGGCTGGAGGCGGAGCTGTCGGGCACGCCGCTGAAGTTCAGTGCCGAAACGCTGAAGGAGCCGAATCTGGTCACCCGTGAGCGGCAGCTCTATGAGTCGCGACGTCGTAATCTCACCGAAACCATCAGTAACCTGCAGCAGTCGCTGAAACTGGTGCAGGATGAGCTGCGGCTGACCGAACCGCTGGTGGCGAAAGGCGCGGCAGGGCAGGTTGAGGTAATTCGTCTGCGTCGTCAGGTCAGCGATCTGCGCGGTAAAATTGATGAGGCGCGCAATGACTATCTGGTGCGTGCTCACGAAGAGCAGGTGAAAAACAATGCTGAACTGGATGCGCAATTGCAGGTTGCCGCAGGCAAAGAGGATCAGCTGACGCGTGCCACGCTCTACTCGCCGGTGCGCGGCATCGTCAAAGATATTCAGGTCACCACGGTGGGGGGCGTACTGGAGCCGGGCGGTAAACTGATGGAAATCGTGCCGCTGGAGGATCAATTGCTGATTGAGACGCGTATCAACCCACGCGATATTGCCTATATCCGGCCGGGTCTGGCTGCTACCGTGAAAGTCACCGCCTATGACTCCTCTATCTATGGCGATCTGCACGGTGAAGTCGAAACGGTCTCGCCAGATACGCTGCAGGATGAGGTAAAACGTGATCAGTATTACTATCGCGTCTACGTTCGTACCCAGAAAGCCGAGCTGACCAACCGCGCCGGACGAAAATTCCCGATTGTGCCCGGAATGGTCGCCAATGTGGAGATTAAAACCGGTCAGAAATCCGTCATGGATTATCTGATTAAGCCGCTGAATAAAGTCAAAGAATCGCTGCGCGAGCGCTGA
- the alkB gene encoding DNA oxidative demethylase AlkB, which translates to MLDLFSEEQPWQEPLAEGAVILRRRAREDAEALYQQILAIAEQNPFAHRITPGGHRMSVAMTNCGDFGWSVDSRGYNYQQQDNLNGRKWPPMPPLFRTLAQQAAAEAGFPGFNPDACLLNRYEPGAKLTLHQDKDEKDLHQPIVSVSLGLPAVFQFGGFERGDSTQRVLLEHGDIVVWGGPSRLRYHGILPLKPGVHPLAGPWRYNLTFRRAF; encoded by the coding sequence ATGTTAGATCTTTTTAGTGAAGAGCAACCCTGGCAGGAGCCGCTGGCTGAAGGTGCCGTGATCCTGCGACGACGCGCGCGTGAAGATGCAGAGGCGCTGTATCAGCAGATACTGGCGATTGCGGAGCAGAACCCGTTTGCCCATCGCATCACGCCCGGCGGCCATCGCATGTCGGTGGCGATGACCAACTGCGGCGATTTTGGCTGGTCGGTGGATTCACGTGGCTACAATTATCAGCAGCAGGACAACCTCAACGGGCGCAAGTGGCCGCCCATGCCGCCGCTGTTTCGGACCCTGGCGCAGCAGGCCGCGGCAGAAGCGGGCTTTCCGGGCTTCAATCCGGATGCCTGCCTGCTTAATCGCTATGAGCCGGGTGCAAAGCTGACGCTGCATCAGGATAAAGATGAGAAAGACCTGCACCAGCCTATCGTTTCGGTGTCTTTGGGATTACCGGCGGTGTTTCAGTTTGGCGGCTTCGAGCGCGGTGACAGTACCCAGCGTGTGCTGCTGGAACATGGCGATATTGTGGTGTGGGGCGGGCCATCGCGCCTGCGTTACCACGGCATTCTGCCACTCAAGCCAGGCGTTCATCCGCTGGCCGGTCCGTGGCGTTATAACCTGACGTTTCGTCGCGCCTTTTAA
- the apbE gene encoding FAD:protein FMN transferase ApbE, whose product MMRYKINLLFMSLLILMVAGCDQSAPTPSMVLEGKTMGTVWRVSLAGVERARKAELQQRIQQQLDADDAELSTWKPDSALSRFNQSRDLSPQPVSENMADIVTTSLRIGRKTGGAMDITVGPLVNLWGFGPTKQPVHTPDAAQIAAARAQTGLQHLRVLQGADGQWLQKDLPGLYVDLSTVGEGFATDHLARLMEQLGINNYLVSVGGAVLSRGLNAQQQPWRVAIQKPTDRENAVQARVSLQGHGISTSGSYRNYYELDGKRISHVIDPVTGRPIEHKLVSATVIATTALEADGWDTGLMVLGTEKAKALAIEQHLAVYLISRQGDKFVSWMSPQFAAFLIPAESGEP is encoded by the coding sequence ATGATGCGTTATAAGATTAATCTGCTGTTTATGTCACTTTTAATTCTGATGGTGGCGGGCTGTGATCAATCTGCCCCGACACCGTCGATGGTGCTGGAAGGGAAAACCATGGGCACCGTCTGGCGGGTCAGCCTGGCGGGTGTGGAGCGCGCGCGCAAAGCGGAACTGCAGCAGCGCATTCAGCAGCAGCTGGATGCGGATGATGCTGAGCTTTCAACCTGGAAGCCCGACTCCGCATTATCGCGCTTCAACCAGAGTCGTGACCTGTCACCGCAGCCGGTGAGTGAAAACATGGCGGATATTGTCACGACCTCGCTGCGGATTGGCCGTAAAACCGGCGGGGCGATGGATATCACCGTCGGACCGCTGGTCAACTTATGGGGCTTTGGTCCGACGAAACAGCCTGTCCATACGCCGGATGCGGCACAGATCGCCGCCGCCCGTGCGCAGACCGGATTGCAGCATCTGCGGGTACTGCAGGGCGCCGATGGCCAGTGGCTGCAGAAAGATCTGCCGGGCCTCTATGTCGATCTCTCGACGGTGGGGGAAGGCTTCGCCACCGATCATCTGGCACGCCTGATGGAGCAGCTCGGCATCAACAATTATCTGGTATCGGTGGGGGGCGCCGTGCTGAGTCGTGGCCTTAATGCGCAGCAGCAGCCGTGGCGGGTGGCGATTCAGAAACCGACCGATCGTGAGAATGCGGTTCAGGCGCGCGTCAGTCTGCAGGGACACGGTATCAGTACCTCCGGCAGCTATCGCAACTATTATGAACTGGACGGCAAGCGCATTTCTCATGTGATCGATCCCGTTACCGGGCGGCCTATTGAGCATAAACTGGTTTCTGCCACGGTAATCGCCACTACGGCGCTGGAAGCCGATGGCTGGGATACCGGACTGATGGTACTCGGCACGGAGAAAGCCAAAGCGCTGGCAATTGAACAGCACCTGGCGGTCTATCTGATCAGCAGGCAGGGCGACAAATTTGTCAGCTGGATGTCGCCGCAGTTTGCTGCTTTCCTGATCCCCGCTGAATCCGGAGAACCCTGA